The Chanos chanos chromosome 3, fChaCha1.1, whole genome shotgun sequence genome segment ctgaaaaaaatgtgatcAAGCTGCTACTTGTTCTAACAGGAATTCACGTCATAAGTTCACATCAAGAAAAATAGCAATACTTGACAGATCttgtcaaaatgttttaaagcttTTTAACAGTCTCCAAATATTGATTGAATAAACTTTTGTTTCAATAGAAGTGTAAGGCCTCAAGGATGCCCAGTTTGTCTTACATTTACCTTTCTCAGACAGGAAGTGTTTGAGGTATCCACTGgttctgtgtatgcgtgtgtgattACCAGCTTGCACGTcaatgtatgtctgtgtggttgCGAAGGGGATACTGAGCAACAGACAGCTCTTGAGTGTTTATAACCTGTGGTTTCCTTTGTTCTTCCTCATGTTTTGCTTACATgattgaaaaacagaacaggaaatgatACTGAGTTGGTGCAAATATCTTTCACTCGCTTATAGAAGGACAAAAAGACAAGGTTGTGGAAGTGTTTGCTGagcatttctgtttgttgtcGAGAGATGTTAAAACAGTCATTATCATCGTGGTCACTGGCCTATTTTTGACTGATAAGTGCCTAAAGGTCCTTGCTAATGACAGCAGTAAATAAAGCATTAAAACGGTAATCATCCAAACGCTTTTGATTATGTGACCGGGTTTAGTTCTCTGAATTTTAACCACTATGCCAGCATGTAGTGTTGTCAGAAATTTTTGGGTGTCAgaattttcttcctttctttctttctttttcagtgcagTAAAGTTTGgaaaacagtgtttctctgaaTTTGTATGGCATAGATTTGAAGGAGAATGACACATGTTAAGTTTTTGGTTTAGAGTTTCAGTTGTCTGCTCTCTACTTTCTCTCAGGCAAGGTTTAAGGTTTTCAGACAAAGGCTGTGAAAGCACAAAAGATGAGAACTGAATCTCTTTTGTGCTTAATGTGACAGCAGTTTAAACATCCCTGAATGATGTGTTAAGACAGTTGTAGAAACATTGAAACTGTAATTACATGTTATAAGAGAGGAGACCTTAAAAGGACAGGACAGCAAAGGAACAGTGCATTGGCAAAATAtacacatggggggggggggggataacaGTTCTCAGAAACATTCATAAAAATTACAAGAAAAAcctattttatttgaaaatgtaaaaccATCATTAACAAAGAATCTGTGCTTGTACAAACTCTGTAATGCTCAATTTTCTACTCGTTTCTAGGGGTATTGTTTGAAGTCACCAACGTGAAGAACATGATTATATCCCCTATTGGTCTGGGAACAATCCCCTGCTAAGAGAATCAATGTGCGAAAGAAGAATTGTCAATGTAATACGCTTTGTTCTTACAGTGAAAGTAAACCAAGCCTTTCAAGACTAATGGCCAATAACTCAGAGGGAAGCATTGGCAAGAGACTGTCTGTGTATCTTGAGGAGCCCAAGAAGGGATGGAAGGTCAACTCCACTCTAGTCTCTATGATAAGGTGAGTGAAGAGCAGTCATTTTTGATCTCTGCTAGTCCAAGAACAGCCAGGGGTGTTATGAGCTGTTTGGATAGCATTCCTTAAGAAATCAAGGTTACAAATCAGAAGCCAGCTAGAAGACATTTAGTATAGAATCAAAATTCAAGCATTGGTCCTATATCCTTAGTTACCTTTGTTACCTTCAAATATTTAGGCCTGCAGAGAAGTCTTTGGACATGCAGGGAGGTCTCCTGGGCTTTTTTACTTGGAAACAATCCATATGTGTTATACTCGCAGAAATCATAAACACAGATCTGAGTTGAATTAAAGGCCAGGAGAGGCTAAGCTGTAAAAAGTGAATCCATGAGAAAACATGCTTCATTGTTGTATGCCAGGTTATTGGGTTAATGTAGTCTATTCTTATATTCTAAGATTAGCACCTAAGCCCTGAATGCCTGCTCAAGAAATGGTCACAGTAGGACCGCAGAAACATTCAGCTGTCTGGAGTGAAATATGTCTCCACTGCAAAACTGAACATTACAGtataacacaccacacaccttaAATGCTTTACAGTTTGTGAGTTATAGCAATCATAACTTTCAGTGTGTCTAGTCTGCTTGTGTGCTCAGCGGAGCCTTTGGCTTCAACATAATAAGATGACCCACTTCCTGATCATACAACATTTTTAAAGTGATGacataggttttttttcctttttatgaaCAGAAGTTAAGAATAGACAAGACATTTAGGGCTCTTCTAACACTGAAGTCAAGTTGTTATAGCACAAATCAGTATTGTAAAGCCCAGGTGTTCAATATTCTGGGCACACTGAACCTCACTGTAAATCTAATGGTTGTCCACTGTGGCTTTACTGTATATAAGTTTTATAAGTTTTTTTCCTCCGTGGTCTCAGGCAATGGCAGCCCTTAACTGCTAAATTCACCCACTTCTCCCTTTTGATGTCAGCTATCTATGGAACAGTTCTTGCTTgttgcttgttttgttgttgttgttgttgttttttgattttttgccAAAGTTAATATTAATCAAAAGCCAACCTGGCAAACAGAACAATGAGAAAAAATTATCATGTCACAAAAaaagtcagtgtgtggtcagatTTACTTTTGCTAAGAACAAGCACATCTCTGATTGCCAACAAACAGTTCCTCATTATAGTTCACTTAAATGATCACACATCCCCTCATGTCTGTGAAATGGACGGTTCTTTTTAGCAGTCTTCATCACAGTAACATAACTCAAGCTATTCTGTGAACATTGTGAGAGCATAGATAACACGGGTGCTGTTTTCTGAACCTCTTACGTAGTGTGTAAATGCACAGATGGAATTTAAAGTTTTCCAAGCCACACTTATAAttaacctttttgttttgtttttgggtcaAACGAAAAAGGAAGGACATTCTGAGGTTCCTTGATGCAGAGAGGGATGTAACTGTGGTGAAGAGCAGCTTGAAACCTGGAGACACCATTCACTATGTCCTTGACAGACGCCGGACATTCAACGTCTCACACAGTCTGCACAGTCTTCTACCTGAGGTGTCACCTCTAAAGAACCAGAGGTTCAAAACCTGTGCTGTGGTTGGCAACTCTGGGATACTGCTGAAGAGTAGATGCGGGAAAGAGATAGACAGCCATGATTTCATCATCCGGTAATGCTCCTTTTTCTACTATTCTACCataaattttgaaataaatgtcaAAGTCCCCAGTGCTTTCAGTAATGATTGGCACTTTCAGAAAGGACCTTTCAGTTAAAATGGTAAATATTAAGTAAGTTTTTTCCCAGAACGCTGTCACTTGAGAAAGTATATCCATCTAAAATGAAAAGGTATGTAGAGATCAACAAATTTAATCCAGTAAACCCAATCTGGGCCAGGTAAAATATTGAACCTTATTATATAATTAAGTATATCagtaaataatatatataaaaactatattttattattttatatgataaaagctatattttaatattttatattttatttatattttaaacagtATTTTGTTATGCAGGGACATATGCCCTTGTAGGTTCAATTAAATTTGTAATCCTTGCCTAAAATGGGATGTCAGAATTCTCAAGTGTGAAATATATGTTCATATTTGTGTCAGTAGTGCAACAAGCCAGCATTTGAtctgtttggtttcattttttctgtgttggtttgatAGACTTAATATAAAgggtatttttttaaatggatgtaGCCCAgattttcattgtgtttcaaatgctatatataactatatatataaaataatggAAATTACAGTACTTCTAAGTAACAAGTCATTACATTTCTGAATTCACATGTAATCGCCCAATGACCTATAGCGGAAGAATGACTCATATTAAGAGCAGAAGCGTCAGTTTGTTCACGTAAAAGAATCGGTGCTATGGAAACCATGATGAATGTGAACATTTATtagaaaaatgtttacatttatatataaaacCTTAAATCTCATCTGTCACAGCCTATAGGATGTATCATATCCTTATCCTTGCACATTTGTTTTAAGGTTAGAAAAAATAgtgaacatttttcttctttaagtTCTCTTGGCTGATTCTTGATAGATAGACTAAAGGCACATCAAAGTTTTATACAGTGTAGAAATATTGCACTCTGACTGAGAACCTGAAGTAAgtggtctgtttttgttcagtaaATGAATCTACCTCTTTTTCATCTATAGATAATGGTATATAGTGATTTAAAAGCATTGCTGCCAGGAAGCACACGATCTCCcatgtttttattcaaatgtaaATAGGGCACAAACAGATGTCCAAATTTATTTCAGACAGTAAATGACCACTTTATTGTATGTAAGCAACCGATGAAATTTGGCCACTCATTCGTCTATACAGAGGAGTGAATGCAAGCACACATTCTGAAATAGAGCATAGAAATGAGCACATGACTGGGAAATTAGTCTTAGTCAAGATGAAAAGTATTGGTAGCTgctaaaacaaaggaaacacttgagttaaaaaatggaaacaagGTATACTGAAAGTGTGTTCCTCCAAGCAGTGTAGCTCTTGGGATAATCAAGCAGTTATTAGTGTGTCAAGTTTGGACTTCAGTTATGCGTAAAATGCTGGGCAGGCCCAGTGACCTGTTTTGTTGGTCAATATGGTTAGAGGAAGAGAACTCAGTGATAGGGCTGCACGATTTGGGAAAAATACCTAATTGCGATTTTTATGTCAGATATTGGGTTTGCGATTTGATTTGCcctataattttttaaagtcaagcttcagtccaatattcactgtgtaataaatttaaaacatgAGATGGCGCATTACCACATcagataccatcaaaatattaactccTGTATATTCTAATGCTAGGATGAGAGCTTAAAGAtattgcttccaacatgtatttattacattttttaatacaCGGCTTTgatgaatactcgattctgattggtcagttacggcattctacggtctgttatttctaaatagcagaccgctgctatgaataacagaccgtTGTTATGGACGCAGTTGGACGTTGTTACGGACTATTTTATTTAACGGAAGCGATAAAGTCATTTTTGaatatcaatattttgtgtcatatTATTGATTTTTGTAGTAAATAGCCATGTAATAAGCGGGAGAATGTACAGCGAGCCAGCCATTATTGCGaaagggtgatgcaggaccccgacgcGAATTACCGGGGTTTGTTTCGCAACAATGGCTCGCTTTACATTATGCCTTACTTAATTGGCATAGAACATAAAACAATCGAACATAGAACAGTTATCACaaaaactgtaactgtgttaagttaaataaataaagtaacaataaattaaaaaaaaacaaaaaatcaaaaattgTCCAACGTTGTTTCTGGCTACGTTTGCTTCAGGCCTTTTGACCGCACCACGAACGTCACATTTTCCTTGTTTTTCGCATGTTCGTTGTTGGTAGGCGTATATGCAGTTGCCATGGGTCACTTCTCATTGGTGAGCACGACTAGTAGACGAAGAGCAGggcacttctgattggtgagcatgactgtcacgCAAGGAGGACGGCATGAATTTGTACAACCTCTGTCATCACAGGTTAAACCCCGGGTCAGAAGCGATGCGTGACATATGTTCTAAATCGCAGCCTTTGCGATTTTCTAACCTTATTATTTCAAATTGCGATTTCaatttgaaatcgattaatcCTTTGGCCCTActcagtgactttgaaagaTCATTGGGCTATGTTTGGCAGGAACTTCAGGAATGACCCTGTACCACTTACAGATGATTGATTAGGAGCACTAGGAAATGTAATGTTGGCTTTAAAATCTGAGGGAAAGATATTGTCTGCTGGTGTTAACGGTGAGTGACAGCACGTATTCTAACCATGGTATCTTCTCAGTGGTTTGAGTTTCAAGGCAGAACAGGCAAGCAGCTCTGAATCAGTTGACTGTAAATACCAGTCTAGGGTGTAAGCATGTAGTTTCATCAAGAACAGTCCATTGAGAACTTTACAGAGAGGAATAATGTCCAGATGCAATGCATGGAACCCAACTAAAAGTGCATATTTGTGAATGAAATGACATAAGGAACACAGGCAGTAGCCTAGTATAATGTTGGGGGGGGTGTCATGTGGTCAGCCTTCACCTTGCTCAGGAAATGGACAAGTGCATGTGAGTACTTTTCTCCTTTGCTAAAGGCTTCTGGCTTCTCTGTTATAGTGTAGGGTGTGTTTTCCTTCAATTGTCCATTGTTCCGATCAGCTCATATACCATGACTGTCTGAGTCACCTGATCTCAGTCCAGTtgaacagtgaagagagacTCTGTAGCAGCAAGTTAGACAGCATTTTCTACCTCCATCAGCAGTGATGAATGAGGGAATTTTTTTAGATTTATAGAAAGGACTTGaaaacagatacaaatacagaaagagaataTAAAATCAATGTGgtatgttttaaacatttttgctTCTTGCATTTGAGGAAGACATTCATTAAATACCTCTTTCAACATGATTAGGGTTAGGATCAGGATTGCATTTTGATTACAACAATGTGCTCTTCTTTCTACTATAACTGCAACGATACCAATATTCATAGTTTGCATCTGCCTTTCTTACCTGTTAGAGAGTCCAAACAGTTATGTCTCCGATAATTATGGTCAAGATTTGTAAATCACATCAGGTGCACAGTTCCATCTATTTGTATGATATCTACCATAATGAATCATTAACCTTTTTAGGTTACCACCCATGATAATTCCCtcaggaaagaagaaaaagatgtaTTAATCCAAGAGTTTATGCAGGTTATCAGTTTAAGATCAGCAAACCTTTGTGCACAGGTTCAGTAAATGGGCTCAAATAATTTCTTTGCTTACACCCACAGCATTACTAAATCACCAGCAAACCAAAGTAAACCTTGACATTtatgtgtttcctttatttagGGAGATATCTGTGCCTAAGCATGCTGCCTCAAACTccactgatgcactgactgaAACAGTTCTGAAACAATTAACTTTTACCATTCCTTTAGTATTCATCCACTCAGGCTCCTGACTGACCATTTagttttctgtgttgtcttgACTCAGGTGTAACCTGGCACCCTTGACTGAGTTTgctgaggatgtgggtctgagGTCAGACTTCACCACCATGAATCCATCTGTGATCCAGCGTGTGTATGGTGGCTTACGCAATGAGACGCAGTATGAGCTCTTTGTGCAGCGGCTGAAAGAACTCAATGACAGTATCCTCTGGATCCCAGCTTTCATGGTGAAGGGAGGGGAGAAATATGTGGAGAGTGTCAACCAGCTCATTCTCCGACGCAAGCTAAGAGTCCGCACTGCCTATCCTTCACTCAGGCTCATCCATGCTGTCAGAGGGTGAGTAAACACACCATGGAGTCTTGAGTAAAAGGGTAGTAATACATATAGAttcaaagaaaagacaaattaaGGAACATAAAGGACATCCAGATATCCTTAAATGTGATGTAGAGGGGAGGGTACATATTGAGCAAGAGTATTGAAACTTAGCACTAAAATGGTCATATCCATCTATTTTGCCACTTTTGTTTCAGTTAAGTTAGATATTGATTCTGATACTGAAATATCCCAAGACATGAATTTTGAACTCTAATGGACTAGAAATGAATGCTATACATAGTATTTGATAGATCTTCTATGTAAAACTGAATATAGTTTtacaatattataaatattacaatattGCCAAAACATTTAGAGAATTTACAGAATATACAGATATATGAGCTCAAAGACCATAGGAAACTTCAGGTAAATTATCAGTGTATAAGCAATCAGACATAAAACTAGGCCAAAATATGTGACAacaaattttattaaaaaaaaggccatgTTAAAGCAGTTTCATTTTGAACAGTTACAACACTGTGGTATTTCATGCTGTGATCACCAAAACTCTACGGATTAATGCTATAGCGGCAAATAAAGCGATTTCGTTCAGAGGCATGTAATCatttaatatattaaaaatatttgttcagtttttttgaGCTGAGTATTTTTAGATACAAAATGCATACCACTGACTCATAGTTGCAAaatttttttacataaatatgaaaaatgcaTATATAAGTTTATGGCTCTGCCTTAGTTGTTGCCCTAACTATCATCTtagaacattaaaaaagaactgaaagaaaCCCTTTACAGATGGTATGATGTGTGCATGCAAGTAAGTGAGCGCTTAGCCTGTCCATAGTTTGTCTACCAATTATACTACATCTTTCCTCAATCTTAGACACCCCAGCATGCAAGCCCAATTTGCGGACTTCTTTAAGTGCACTGCATTGCCTTtgattcagtctctgttttgaATCTCAAAAGGAAGTTGAATAAACTCATATCATGTAAATATGCACTCAGGGTATTTAATGTCAGCTCAGTACTGAAAGGAACAGATTCTAAAATGAGcaattttctgttcatttcctgCCAGTCTGCTAGTGTCTGGAAGGCTGTATGAGCTATATATAGTTTTTGGggaataaaatatatgtaaaatatatcaaaaataAATGGTCACTTTTCTAATGTattttttgaaggggggggtGCTGTACAATTTATGACATTCTTCTTATGAGTGAGTATCTGCTTTGACCAGACCATTTCATGAGTACTTCAGATGTCCTTGAGAGTTGTC includes the following:
- the st8sia4 gene encoding CMP-N-acetylneuraminate-poly-alpha-2,8-sialyltransferase, giving the protein MRLTRKRWTICTISLLVIFYKTKEIARSDEHQDAQLTGESKPSLSRLMANNSEGSIGKRLSVYLEEPKKGWKVNSTLVSMIRKDILRFLDAERDVTVVKSSLKPGDTIHYVLDRRRTFNVSHSLHSLLPEVSPLKNQRFKTCAVVGNSGILLKSRCGKEIDSHDFIIR